Proteins from a genomic interval of Terriglobia bacterium:
- a CDS encoding cobalamin-binding protein — protein sequence MDAPTDNWELATANWQLRTALGQLATRNWQLVSSFWLLASCLWLLIVFPQITTAATHPVIDETGRTVMVPERPRRIISIAPSVTEILYALGLDQRVVGRSDYCDFPPEVRQKPSVGGLIDPNIEVIVSLHPDLVIGTPEINKIAVADELARFGIPLYGVHTTSLKDVFRALEDVGTLAGNQAQADVLVHSLRERRDAVVKQVAGLPRPRVLYLVWYNPISVPGRGAYITDLISLAGGDSISGDLKQDWAQLSLEEIVQRDPEIILLPRNNGNSPAIDQLRSWPGWSRTTAVRTNRVFEVEDNASRPGPRLLDALEQFAEFFHPAAK from the coding sequence ATGGATGCTCCAACTGACAACTGGGAACTGGCAACTGCGAACTGGCAACTGAGAACCGCCCTTGGACAACTGGCAACTCGCAACTGGCAACTGGTTTCTTCTTTCTGGCTTCTGGCTTCCTGCCTCTGGCTTCTTATCGTTTTTCCCCAGATCACCACCGCTGCCACACACCCAGTCATCGACGAAACCGGCCGCACGGTGATGGTTCCCGAACGTCCCCGGCGCATCATTTCCATCGCCCCGAGTGTCACTGAAATCCTTTACGCCCTTGGTTTGGACCAGAGAGTGGTGGGCCGGAGCGATTATTGCGATTTCCCTCCCGAGGTCCGGCAGAAGCCCAGCGTGGGGGGATTGATCGATCCCAACATCGAGGTCATCGTCTCCCTGCATCCGGACCTGGTGATCGGAACGCCTGAGATAAACAAGATTGCTGTGGCGGACGAGTTGGCGCGTTTTGGGATTCCTCTTTACGGGGTGCACACGACCTCTCTCAAGGATGTCTTCCGCGCCCTGGAGGATGTAGGGACGTTGGCCGGGAACCAGGCCCAGGCCGACGTCCTCGTTCATTCACTTCGGGAACGCCGGGACGCGGTCGTGAAGCAGGTGGCAGGACTGCCCCGGCCCCGGGTGCTCTACCTGGTTTGGTACAACCCGATCAGCGTGCCGGGACGCGGGGCCTATATCACAGATCTTATTTCGCTCGCGGGGGGGGATTCGATCAGCGGCGATCTTAAACAGGATTGGGCGCAATTGTCGCTGGAAGAAATAGTGCAACGCGACCCGGAAATCATCCTTCTTCCGAGAAACAACGGAAATTCTCCCGCGATCGATCAATTGAGATCGTGGCCGGGCTGGAGCCGCACGACGGCTGTTCGAACAAACCGGGTCTTCGAAGTTGAGGACAATGCCAGCCGCCCGGGTCCGCGGCTTTTGGACGCCCTGGAACAGTTTGCAGAGTTTTTCCATCCCGCAGCCAAGTAA